A region from the Lysobacter sp. BMK333-48F3 genome encodes:
- a CDS encoding EAL domain-containing protein, producing the protein MPAGSQVVVCWRDAQGRVADSSTPVAPAPLRADAAAWLERDPPAVGASGDTRSDRIEAAWWLEDGSRAALVAALPQSMPTPLRAAWLAMARRIVAADLAAVRAHARAEALEKSERLQQALYGIADLAGSGLEMSDLLGRIHGVVCGLTYAENFYIVLYDDVADTMRFLYFADRADPFVADPEQVIRAADTPNSLTLALLRHGEALQGSSTSLRELLGVAPDEVHGPDSADWLGVPMRRGERVCGAIVVQNYDTPGSYGEEDRALLSFVAQHILTALDRVHAREELERRVAERTYALQLSNRDLQAEIIERQRSERLQRALFRIAELTITSDTLSRFYSQVHDVVSELLYARNFYIALLSDDGERLQFPYSIDERDMIRESRRLADGLTEYVIRQGRPLLADRNRIAELHARGEVRSHGAAAHCWLGVPLFRDEAVVGVIAIQSYSRAIAFNARDQELLTFVAHHISIGLARKQAQDRLVTAHGELEQRVASRTRELAHTNAELVEQIGERVRAEQKLTHQALHDTLTGLPNRGQLLERLGQAIAHARRDRRAFAVLFLDLDRFKLVNDSVGHSAGDELLVESSRRIVAAVRAEDTVARLGGDEFAILVEDLDGQGMVEEMAHRVLRALGEPCWIAGREVFPSASIGIALWHPRYRDGIELLRDADAAMYRAKGLGRGRCAVFDEEMREQAMRILDLEADLRRAINGDAFVAYYQPIVRLDDRALIGHEALLRWRHEKRGLLLPREFIGVGEDSGLIEEVDWILYGRAVAELARGGEGYISVNVSPRHFRAGDFADRLLRLLDDAGADPQRLRIEITEVALLDDVPRALRMLRTLRNHGVLAQLDDFGTGFSALSYLHRFPIECLKIDQSFVAGLVGESRPESVAVVRAIQALAGTLGIHTIGEGVETEAQRAALRELGCVYGQGFLFGRPAERLLSGPVAAPPLPAADGAPASRAAGASSSLSG; encoded by the coding sequence TTGCCGGCCGGTTCCCAGGTCGTGGTGTGCTGGCGCGATGCGCAGGGGCGGGTGGCCGATTCGTCGACCCCGGTCGCGCCGGCGCCGTTGCGCGCCGACGCCGCCGCCTGGCTGGAGCGCGACCCGCCGGCGGTGGGCGCCTCCGGCGACACCCGCTCGGACCGCATCGAGGCCGCCTGGTGGCTGGAGGACGGCAGCCGCGCGGCCCTGGTCGCGGCCCTGCCGCAGTCGATGCCGACGCCGTTGCGCGCGGCCTGGCTGGCGATGGCGCGGCGCATCGTCGCCGCCGACCTGGCCGCGGTGCGCGCGCACGCCCGCGCCGAGGCGCTGGAGAAGTCCGAACGCCTGCAGCAGGCCTTGTACGGCATCGCCGACCTGGCCGGCTCGGGCCTGGAAATGAGCGATCTGCTCGGCCGCATCCACGGCGTGGTCTGCGGCCTGACCTACGCCGAGAATTTCTACATCGTGCTCTACGACGACGTCGCCGACACGATGCGCTTCCTGTACTTCGCCGACCGCGCCGACCCCTTCGTCGCCGATCCCGAACAGGTGATCCGCGCCGCCGACACGCCCAACAGCCTGACCCTGGCGCTGCTGCGCCACGGCGAGGCCTTGCAGGGCAGCTCGACCAGCCTGCGCGAGCTGCTGGGGGTGGCGCCGGACGAGGTCCACGGCCCGGACAGCGCCGACTGGCTCGGCGTGCCGATGCGCCGCGGCGAGCGCGTGTGCGGCGCGATCGTGGTGCAGAACTACGACACCCCGGGCAGCTACGGCGAAGAGGACCGCGCCCTGCTGTCGTTCGTCGCCCAGCACATCCTCACCGCGCTCGACCGCGTCCACGCCCGCGAAGAACTCGAGCGCCGGGTCGCCGAGCGCACCTATGCGCTGCAGCTGAGCAACCGCGACCTGCAGGCCGAGATCATCGAGCGCCAGCGCTCCGAGCGCCTGCAGCGCGCGCTGTTCCGGATCGCCGAGCTGACCATCACCTCCGACACACTGAGCCGGTTCTACTCCCAGGTGCACGACGTGGTCAGCGAGCTGCTGTACGCGCGCAATTTCTACATCGCGCTGCTGTCCGACGACGGCGAACGGCTGCAGTTCCCGTATTCGATCGACGAGCGCGACATGATCCGCGAGTCGCGCCGGCTCGCCGACGGCCTGACCGAGTACGTGATCCGCCAGGGCCGGCCCTTGCTGGCCGACCGCAACCGCATCGCCGAGCTGCACGCGCGCGGCGAGGTGCGCAGCCACGGCGCCGCCGCGCATTGCTGGCTGGGCGTGCCGCTGTTCCGCGACGAGGCGGTGGTCGGGGTGATCGCGATCCAGAGCTACTCGCGCGCGATCGCCTTCAATGCCCGCGACCAGGAACTGCTGACCTTCGTCGCCCACCACATCAGCATCGGCCTGGCGCGCAAGCAGGCCCAGGACCGGCTGGTCACCGCGCACGGCGAACTCGAACAGCGGGTGGCCTCGCGCACCCGCGAGCTGGCCCATACCAACGCCGAACTGGTCGAGCAGATCGGCGAGCGCGTGCGCGCCGAGCAGAAGCTCACCCACCAGGCCTTGCACGACACCCTGACCGGGCTGCCCAATCGCGGCCAGTTGCTGGAACGGCTGGGCCAGGCCATCGCCCATGCGCGCCGCGACCGGCGTGCGTTCGCGGTGCTGTTCCTGGATCTGGACCGGTTCAAGCTGGTCAACGACAGCGTCGGCCATTCGGCCGGCGACGAACTGCTGGTCGAGAGCAGCCGCCGGATCGTCGCCGCGGTGCGCGCGGAGGACACGGTGGCGCGGCTGGGCGGCGACGAATTCGCGATCCTGGTCGAGGACCTCGACGGCCAGGGCATGGTCGAAGAGATGGCGCACCGGGTGCTGCGCGCGCTCGGCGAGCCGTGCTGGATCGCCGGGCGCGAGGTGTTCCCTTCGGCCAGCATCGGCATCGCCCTGTGGCATCCGCGCTATCGCGACGGCATCGAACTGCTGCGCGACGCCGACGCCGCCATGTACCGGGCCAAGGGCCTGGGCCGCGGCCGCTGCGCGGTGTTCGACGAGGAGATGCGCGAGCAGGCGATGCGCATCCTCGACCTGGAAGCGGACCTGCGCCGGGCGATCAACGGCGACGCCTTCGTCGCCTACTACCAGCCGATCGTGCGCCTGGACGACCGCGCCCTGATCGGCCACGAAGCCCTGCTGCGCTGGCGCCACGAAAAACGCGGCCTGCTGCTGCCGCGCGAGTTCATCGGCGTGGGCGAGGACAGCGGCCTGATCGAAGAGGTCGATTGGATCCTGTACGGGCGCGCGGTGGCCGAACTGGCGCGCGGCGGCGAGGGCTACATCTCGGTCAACGTCTCGCCGCGGCATTTCCGCGCCGGCGACTTCGCCGACCGCCTGCTGCGCCTGCTCGACGACGCCGGCGCCGACCCGCAGCGCCTGCGCATCGAGATCACCGAGGTCGCCCTGCTCGACGACGTGCCGCGCGCGCTGCGGATGCTGCGCACCCTGCGCAATCACGGGGTGCTGGCGCAACTGGACGATTTCGGCACCGGCTTCTCGGCGTTGTCGTACCTGCACCGGTTCCCGATCGAGTGCCTGAAGATCGACCAAAGCTTCGTCGCCGGTCTGGTCGGCGAATCGCGGCCGGAGAGCGTGGCGGTGGTGCGCGCGATCCAGGCCCTGGCCGGCACCTTGGGCATCCACACCATCGGCGAGGGCGTGGAGACCGAAGCCCAGCGCGCGGCCTTGCGCGAACTGGGCTGCGTCTACGGCCAGGGTTTCCTGTTCGGCCGTCCGGCCGAGCGGCTGCTGAGCGGCCCGGTCGCCGCGCCGCCGCTGCCGGCGGCCGACGGCGCGCCGGCTTCGCGCGCCGCCGGCGCCTCGTCCTCGCTCAGCGGCTGA
- a CDS encoding VWA domain-containing protein, with amino-acid sequence MSARATSARSASASIPSHPRALRVALLAALAVSLGACQAPGDLAKQAPEIPPAEAEATASGNAAPIEAAPAAADAYAAPAASIAPPAPAAPPAPPRTEAKAGAALARIQVTASRVRATSQALKAAPAALGYSAPPAPPPPPGYAQAANTEKYAAREDNPVQRASEQPLSTFSIDVDTGSYANVRRMINDGVRPPSDAVRAEEFINYFDYQHPAPASLATPFKVSTELAPAPWNAQRQLLMIGIKGYEMPKRALPPANLVFLIDTSGSMDSPDKLPLLKNAFSMLTRQLRPQDRVSIVVYAGSAGLVLAPTPGDRQDEILAALDRLQAGGSTNGGDGIRLAYAMAKQAYVKNGVNRVILATDGDFNVGTVDNNALETLVADQRKSGIALTTLGFGQGNYNDALAEKLADVGDGNHAYIDTAQEARKVLVEQMGSTLLTIARDVKIQIEFNPAQVAEYRLIGYENRLLKREDFANDKVDAGDIGAGHQVTALYEITPVGSKAARLPALRYAASAPAAAGGQDEIALLKLRYKRPGEERSQLIEAPVRKDGLRAVASDSMRLAAAVAAFADALRGGKQIDGWGWERIAATARSVRLDDRWGLRAEFIGLVERARVQLGTPAAPATEVAVSR; translated from the coding sequence ATGTCCGCCCGCGCCACATCCGCCCGTTCCGCGTCCGCTTCGATCCCGTCCCACCCGCGCGCACTGCGCGTCGCCCTGCTCGCGGCCCTGGCCGTCTCGCTCGGCGCCTGCCAGGCGCCCGGCGATCTGGCCAAGCAGGCACCGGAAATACCGCCGGCCGAGGCCGAAGCGACCGCATCCGGCAATGCCGCCCCGATCGAGGCCGCCCCAGCCGCTGCCGACGCCTACGCCGCGCCGGCCGCATCCATCGCCCCGCCCGCCCCCGCGGCGCCGCCCGCACCGCCGCGCACCGAGGCCAAGGCCGGCGCCGCGCTGGCGCGGATCCAGGTCACCGCCTCGCGCGTGCGGGCAACGTCCCAGGCCCTGAAGGCCGCGCCGGCCGCGCTCGGCTACAGCGCCCCGCCCGCGCCCCCGCCGCCGCCCGGGTACGCCCAAGCGGCCAACACCGAGAAGTACGCCGCGCGCGAAGACAACCCGGTGCAGCGCGCCAGCGAACAGCCGCTGTCGACCTTCTCCATCGACGTCGACACCGGCAGCTATGCCAACGTGCGGCGCATGATCAACGACGGCGTGCGTCCGCCGTCCGATGCGGTGCGCGCGGAGGAGTTCATCAACTACTTCGACTACCAGCACCCGGCTCCTGCTTCGCTGGCGACACCTTTCAAGGTCAGCACCGAACTGGCGCCGGCGCCATGGAACGCCCAGCGCCAGTTGCTGATGATCGGCATCAAGGGCTACGAGATGCCCAAGCGCGCCCTGCCGCCGGCCAACCTGGTGTTCCTGATCGACACCTCCGGCTCGATGGATTCGCCGGACAAGCTGCCGCTGCTGAAGAACGCGTTCTCGATGCTGACCCGCCAGCTGCGCCCGCAGGACCGGGTCTCGATCGTGGTCTATGCCGGTTCCGCCGGCCTGGTCCTGGCGCCGACGCCGGGCGACCGCCAGGACGAGATCCTGGCCGCGCTGGACCGGCTGCAGGCCGGCGGCAGCACCAACGGCGGCGACGGCATCCGCCTGGCCTACGCCATGGCCAAGCAGGCCTACGTCAAGAACGGCGTCAATCGGGTGATCCTGGCCACCGACGGCGATTTCAACGTCGGCACGGTCGACAACAACGCCCTGGAAACCCTGGTCGCCGACCAGCGCAAGAGCGGCATCGCCCTGACCACACTCGGCTTCGGCCAAGGCAACTACAACGATGCGCTGGCCGAGAAGCTGGCCGACGTCGGCGACGGCAACCACGCCTACATCGACACCGCGCAGGAAGCGCGCAAGGTGCTGGTCGAGCAGATGGGCTCGACCCTGCTGACCATCGCCCGCGACGTCAAGATCCAGATCGAGTTCAACCCGGCCCAGGTCGCCGAATACCGCCTGATCGGCTACGAAAACCGCCTGCTCAAGCGCGAGGACTTCGCCAACGACAAGGTCGACGCCGGCGACATCGGCGCCGGCCACCAGGTCACCGCGCTGTACGAGATCACCCCGGTCGGTTCCAAGGCTGCGCGTCTGCCGGCGTTGCGCTACGCCGCCTCCGCGCCGGCCGCGGCCGGCGGCCAGGACGAGATCGCCCTGCTCAAGCTGCGCTACAAGCGCCCCGGCGAAGAACGCAGCCAGCTGATCGAGGCCCCGGTGCGCAAGGATGGCCTGCGCGCCGTCGCCAGCGACTCGATGCGCTTGGCCGCCGCGGTCGCCGCTTTCGCCGACGCGCTGCGCGGCGGCAAGCAGATCGACGGCTGGGGCTGGGAGCGGATCGCCGCGACCGCGCGCAGCGTGCGCCTGGACGATCGCTGGGGCCTGCGCGCGGAGTTCATCGGCCTGGTCGAGCGCGCCCGGGTCCAGCTCGGCACGCCGGCGGCGCCGGCGACCGAGGTCGCAGTCAGCCGCTGA